A genomic stretch from Podospora pseudoanserina strain CBS 124.78 chromosome 3, whole genome shotgun sequence includes:
- the NMD3 gene encoding ribosome-binding protein (BUSCO:EOG09262CA4; EggNog:ENOG503NTWS; COG:J), with protein sequence MDLDTPMGMAPMLGTARTGATILCCNCGSPIDGTSSAGAMCYDCIKLTVDISKTIPREAHIQFCRDCDRWLMPPNTWVNAAPESKELLALCLKRLRNITKVRIVNAEFIWTEPHSRRIKVKITIQDSVADGVLMQQSFEVVYVVGTQQCKDCAKSYTANVWRASVQVRQKVPHKRTFLLLEQLILKHQAHRDTINIKEEKGGIDFYFAHRNQAEAFLSFLKSVIPIFVKDSRQLISQDNHTGDKSYKFNYSVEIVPICRDDLVALPLKLARSIGNITPLVLCHRIGTSVNLLDPNTLQTAEISSDVFWRAPFQPLAGTPDLVEFIVMDVEPTNVRKGKWVLSEVQVARAADLGVNDHTYFTRTHLGNLLHAGDSVLGYMLSGTNFNSSALDAIENSRAFGSTIPDVILVKKHYPNRRKNRKRNWKLKRMAKDEGELLPKAADQEKMEAEYEMFLRDVEEDEELRAALALYKNTKKKQQDADAMSIAETEMTGVDDGPRINMDELLDDFDELGIHDE encoded by the exons ATGGATCTCGACACTCCCATGGGTATGGCCCCGATGCTGGGCACAGCGCGCACTGGCGCAACCATCTTGTGCTGCAACTGCGGCTCTCCCATTGATGGCACCTCTTCCGCCGGTGCCATGTGCTACGACTG TATCAAATTGACAGTCGACATCTCGAAAACCATCCCCCGCGAAGCCCATATCCAGTTCTGCCGTGACTGCGACCGATGGCTGATGCCCCCCAACACCTGGGTCAATGCTGCGCCCGAATCCAAAGAGTTGCTGGCTTTGTGTTTGAAGAGGTTACGAAATATCACCAAGGTCCGCATTGTCAACGCAGAGTTCATCTGGACGGAACCACATTCGCGAAGAATCAAGGTCAAGATCACAATTCAGGACTCAGTGGCTGATGGCGTCCTCATGCAACAAAGTTTCGAGGTGGTCTACGTCGTGGGTACACAGCAGTGTAAGGACTGCGCCAAGTCGTACACAGCCAACGTTTGGAGAGCGTCAGTACAAGTCCGCCAAAAGGTGCCCCACAAGAGGacctttttgcttttggagCAGCTTATCCTCAAGCACCAAGCGCATCGGGACACGATCAACAtcaaggaagaaaagggcgGTATCGACTTTTACTTTGCTCACAGAAATCAGGCCGAAGCCTTCCTTTCTTTCCTCAAATCAGTCATTCCCATTTTTGTCAAGGACTCGAGGCAACTTATTTCGCAAGACAACCACACAGGCGACAAGTCATACAAGTTCAACTACTCCGTCGAGATTGTCCCCATTTGCAGAGATGATTTGGTGGCCCTGCCACTCAAGTTGGCCCGGTCGATTGGCAACATTACGCCCCTTGTCCTCTGCCACAGGATAGGAACGTCCGTCAACCTTCTCGACCCCAACACTCTTCAGACAGCTGAAATCAGCTCCGACGTCTTCTGGCGCGCACCATTCCAGCCTCTTGCCGGTACACCCGACTTGGTCGAGTTCATTGTCATGGACGTCGAACCAACAAACGTCCGCAAGGGCAAGTGGGTTCTGTCAGAAGTGCAAGTTGCCCGCGCCGCCGATCTCGGTGTAAACGACCACACCTATTTCACCAGAACTCATCTGGGCAACCTGTTGCATGCTGGAGACTCGGTCCTTGGTTATATGCTCTCGGGAACAAACTTCAACTCTTCTGCTCTGGACGCCATTGAGAACTCTCGTGCGTTCGGGTCGACGATTCCAGATGTCATTCTGGTCAAGAAGCACTACCCCAACAGGCGCAAGAACAGGAAGCGCAACTGGAAGCTCAAGCGCATGGCCAAGGATGAGGGCGAGTTGCTGCCCAAGGCGGCCGATcaggagaagatggaggccGAGTACGAGATGTTCTTgcgggatgtggaggaggatgaggagttgCGGGCCGCGTTGGCGTTGTacaagaacaccaagaagaagcagcaggatGCGGACGCGATGAGCATTGCTGAGACGGAGATGACGGGTGTTGACGATGGGCCGAGGATCAATATGGATGAGCTGCTGGATGATTTTGATGAGTTGGGCATTCATGATGAGTAG
- a CDS encoding hypothetical protein (EggNog:ENOG503PYKE), protein MGFSNPDGPDTGYHQSVESAIRKLGLSREEAAELQGYIKRLLDEDKAFPRGYPVESLLMHRYQKDWKHLRIWKEEPVISVEPAFARCVEAVRDGLNLSTFISVCLPVNASAATGSYAATGQAGLGYGSESESTSTRKSRGSSTSRDHTFDSVSSRTPTLSCSKEIYHGGIDNQGFRGSPPPGPLYVRRHSRLNLSSPLRIPSFHGSGSDPGPGSRGRKYPPIVERQYSLPLAHPRPRSLSSRATSPILAPHLAFPPSSPLTPNKPNWDFTPNNHDMHDYTVTECTKTSSYRTRTWYPESHPTSRNTPSFVCPSTPYSNGIIPKMDTTTAPTTPSRKPSARISVTDIIPAPLNLPRPRRTSDSTASHSHHVQRKDTHPRLPHPNPAPPAPPTHRSPTPPNLPITKPKQLNSPPHDPTITKTGKPNSSPREDLIDNLCLGKKRDMTPDFEIVPVTRLSPQSQSQSSQTHQQSHRRERAKSRSRGDDRRMDRPPKREEEREGGSWRKLVCGCCGDEH, encoded by the coding sequence ATGGGTTTCTCGAATCCAGATGGCCCCGACACTGGGTATCATCAGAGCGTGGAATCAGCAATTCGCAAGCTGGGACTCTCTCGCGAAGAGGCAGCGGAGCTCCAAGGCTACATCAAGCGGCTTCTAGACGAAGACAAAGCTTTTCCCAGGGGATATCCCGTCGAATCCCTTCTCATGCACCGATACCAAAAGGACTGGAAGCACTTGCGTATATGGAAAGAGGAGCCCGTCATCAGCGTTGAGCCTGCGTTCGCGAGGTGTGTGGAAGCAGTGCGGGATGGCTTGAACTTGTCCACATTCATCTCGGTCTGCCTTCCGGTCAATGCTTCTGCTGCCACAGGCTCTTATGCAGCTACAGGACAAGCCGGCTTGGGATACGGCAGTGAGAGCGAGAGTACATCCACCCGCAAATCAAGAGGAAGCAGCACCAGTCGCGACCACACGTTCGACAGTGTTTCATCGAGAACACCAACACTGAGTTGCAGCAAGGAGATATATCACGGAGGGATCGACAATCAGGGGTTTCGAGGCAGTCCACCCCCAGGCCCGCTTTATGTTCGGCGTCACTCTAGATTGAATTTATCCTCGCCTCTCAGAATACCCTCTTTTCATGGCAGCGGGTCGGATCCGGGTCCCGGCTCACGAGGCAGGAAATACCCCCCCATCGTTGAGCGGCAATACTCACTACCTTTGGCTCATCCCCGACCACGATCATTAAGTTCCAGGGCAACTTCTCCGATTTTGGCACCTCATCTCGCGTTTCCgccgtcctccccccttACACCGAACAAACCAAACTGGGACTTCACTCCAAACAACCACGACATGCACGACTACACCGTTACGGAGTGTACCAAAACATCATCCTACCGCACCCGCACCTGGTACCCAGaatcccatcccacctcccGTAACACCCCATCTTTCGTCTGCCCTAGCACCCCCTACAGCAACGGCATCATCCCAAAAATggacaccaccactgctCCAACCACACCCAGCCGCAAACCCTCTGCGCGCATCAGCGTGACCGACATCATCCCCGCCCCGCTAaacctcccccgtccccggCGCACATCCGACTCAAccgccagccacagccatCACGTCCAGCGCAAAGACACCCATCCTCGTCTGCCTCATCCCAACCCTGCGcccccagcacctccaacccatcgctcacccactcccccaaATCtacccatcaccaaacctAAACAGCTCAACAGCCCTCCACACgacccaaccatcaccaaaaccgGAAAACCCAACTCCTCTCCTCGTGAGGACCTGATCGATAATCTGTGCCtaggaaagaaaagggaCATGACCCCCGACTTTGAGATCGTCCCCGTGACTCGACTCTCGCCTCAGTCTCAATCTCAGTCGTCACAAACTCATCAACAGAGTCACAGGCGGGAGAGAGCCAAGTCTAGATCGAGGGGTGATGATCGGAGGATGGACAGACCGCccaagagagaagaagagcgggAAGGGGGATCGTGGAGAAAGCTAGTTTGTGGGTGTTGTGGGGATGAGCATTGA
- the ESF2 gene encoding RNA-binding ATPase activator esf2 (EggNog:ENOG503NZ3E; COG:A), with product MSDKRNAFLDAGDSDEDVGRDYDSEDDFQKGGPSAKRRRVNDEDSEAEDITDDERYQDQDEDGGAKLDSEPQESGDEAEEGKDSQEKKPKKTKVELPGVKNSLLKKNLVVSEAAIKKSGVIYLSRVPPFMKPQKLRSLLEPYGQINRIFLAPEDPAVHARRVHAGGNKKRSYGEGWVEFIKKKDAKKVVDLLNAQTIGGKKSSWYRDDVWAMKYLNGFKWHHLTEQIAAENAERASRMRAEISKSTKENKEFVRNVERAKVLQGMEAKAAAKRKKATEDEKKEYGGGSAVQEGVSQKKRRTFAQVPLAKKTKQEDQPEHVQRVLSKIF from the exons ATGTCTGACAAAAGAAACGCTTTTCTCGACGCCGGCGATAGTGACGAAGATGTCGGCCGCGATTATGATTCGGAGGATGATTTCCAAAAGGGTGGCCCCAGCGCGAAGCGCAGAAGAGTAAACGACGAGGATAGCGAGGCTGAAGACATTACCGACGACGAGCGATACCAAGACCaggacgaggatggtggcGCAAAGCTCGACTCAGAACCCCAAGAGTCCGGCGACGAGGCAGAGGAAGGAAAAGACTcccaagaaaagaaaccgaAGAAGACAAAGGTCGAACTGCCCGGCGTCAAGAATTCACTGCTCAAGAAGAACCTTGTTGTCTCCGAAGCTGCCATCAAAAAGTCAGGTGTTATCTACCTATCGCGCGTACCGCCATTCATGAAGCCCCAGAAGCTACGATCACTTCTCGAACCATACGGCCAAATCAACAGGATATTCCTCGCCCCCGAGGATCCAGCAGTCCACGCGCGCCGCGTCCACGCCGGAGGTAACAAGAAGCGGTCCTACGGCGAGGGATGGGTCGAGTttatcaagaagaaggatgctaAAAAGGTGGTCGATCTCTTGAATGCGCAAACAATTGGTGGGAAGAAGTCGAGTTGGTACAGAGATGATGTGTGGGCCATGAAATATTTGAATGGTTTCAAATG GCACCATCTCACAGAGCAAATCGCCGCCGAGAACGCCGAACGAGCCAGCAGAATGCGCGCCGAAATCAGCAAATCCAccaaggagaacaaggagtTTGTGCGGAACGTGGAGAGGGCAAAGGTGTTGCAGGGCATGGAAGCAAAGGCTGCGGCCAAGCGGAAAAAGGCCACAGaagacgagaagaaggaataTGGAGGCGGCAGTGCGGTCCAAGAAGGGGTTTctcaaaagaagaggaggacgttTGCACAGGTACCGCTGGCAAAGAAGACGAAGCAGGAGGACCAGCCAGAGCATGTGCAAAGAGTGCTCAGCAAGATCTTTTGA
- a CDS encoding hypothetical protein (COG:C; EggNog:ENOG503NUPB) gives MSVEVITTISPTTEEPILTRNGISTEELDQIPDIATQAFKAWRTTKLADRQIIIKKALKILADRQDELANELTVQMGRPIAYTAKEVATAVKRSEYLLKISDDVLQDTPGEEEKGFKRFIRKVPVGPVLIIFAWNYPYLILVNALIPALLAGNSVILKPSPQTPTVAEQVGRAFQEAGLPDGVIQYFHSGSPTIIESIVRNPKIALVCFTGSVAGGLAVQSAASDRVVNVCLELGGKDPAYVRGDVDIAWAAEEIVDGAVFNSGQSCCSIERVYVDEKIHDQFVEAIQKVLKGYKLGDPLDKATHLGPVVSKRSKETIEAHIQDALDKGAENLTPDNETFKDLPPKGNFVVPTLLTKVDHTMKVMKDETFGPVIPVMKVKSDEEAVELMNDSEFGLTASIWTKDTDKGYELCEQVEAGTVFVNRCDFPSPDLAWTGWKNSGKGQTLSKYGFDQFVKLKSYHLKDYPK, from the exons ATGTCTGTCgaggtcatcaccaccatctcccccaccaccgaggAACCCATCCTCACGCGCAACGGCATCTCCACTGAGGAGCTCGACCAGATTCCCGACATTGCCACCCAGGCGTTCAAGGCATGGCGCACAACGAAGCTGGCTGACCGCCagatcatcatcaagaaggcccTCAAGATCCTCGCCGACAGGCAGGATGAGCTTGCCAACGAGCTCACCGTCCAGATGGGACGTCCCATCGCCTACACGGCCAAGGAGGTAGCCACCGCCGTCAAGCGGTCCGAATATCTGCTCAAGATCAGCGACGACGTGCTCCAGGACACGccgggcgaggaggagaagggtttCAAGAGATTTATCCGCAAAGTACCTGTTGGCCCAGTGCTTATCATCTTTGCGTGGAAT TATCCGTATCTGATCCTCGTCAACGCCCTGATCCCCGCGTTGCTTGCCGGAAACTCGGTCATCCTCAAGCcgtccccccaaaccccgaCCGTTGCGGAACAAGTGGGCAGGGCCTTCCAGGAAGCCGGCTTGCCTGATGGCGTCATCCAATATTTCCACTCAGGATCGCCCACCATCATCGAGTCTATCGTTCGTAACCCCAAGATCGCGCTCGTCTGCTTTACTGGGTCGGTCGCCGGTGGTCTTGCTGTCCAGAGCGCCGCCTCGGACAGGGTGGTCAATGTTTGTCTGGAGCTTGGTGGAAAGGATCCGGCCTATGTCCGTGGTGATGTAGACATTGCTTGGGCTGCTGAAGAAATCGTGGACGGAGCCGTCTTCAACTCTGGTCAGAGCTGCTGCTCAATAGAGCGTGTGTATGTGGACGAGAAGATCCACGACCAGTTTGTTGAAGCCATTCAAAAAGTTCTGAAGGGCTACAAGCTGGGAGACCCCTTGGATAAGGCCACTCACCTGGGCCCTGTCGTTTCAAAAAGGTCAAAGGAGACCATCGAGGCCCACATTCAAGACGCGTTGGACAAGGGCGCCGAGAACCTCACACCCGATAACGAGACATTCAAGGACCTTCCTCCCAAGGGCAACTTTGTCGTGCCAACGCTCCTCACCAAGGTTGATCACACAATGAAGGTCATGAAAGATGAGACTTTCGGGCCCGTGATCCCCGTTATGAAGGTAAAGAGCGACGAGGAAGCGGTGGAGCTAATGAACGACAGCGAGTTTGGTCTCACTGCCAGCATATGGACCAAGGACACAGATAAGGGATATGAGCTATGCGAGCAGGTTGAAGCGGGAACCGTTTTCGTCAACCGTTGTGATTTCCCAAGCCCT GACCTGGCCTGGACTGGATGGAAGAACTCCGGGAAGGGTCAAACATTGAGCAAATATGGTTTTGATCAATTCGTCAAGCTGAAGAGCTATCATTTGAAGGACTACCCCAAATAG